Proteins co-encoded in one Enterobacter sp. R4-368 genomic window:
- the mepM gene encoding murein DD-endopeptidase MepM encodes MQQIARSVALAFNNLPRPHRVMLGSLTVLTLTVAVWRPYVYHPESVTPIVKAIELPKSEIRSLLPEASEPIDQTASDDDVDAIPQDELDEKTSSEAGVHEYVVSTGDTLSSILNQYGIDMGDISQLAAADKELRNLKIGQQISWTLTADGDLQRLTWEMSRRETRTYDRIDGGFKMSSETQQGDWVNSVMKGTVGGSFVSSARDAGLTSGEISAVIKAMQWQMDFRKLKKGDEFSVLMSREMLEGKQEQSQLLGVRLRSDGKDYYAIRAEDGKFYDRNGTGLAKGFLRFPTSKQFRVSSNFDPRRLNPVTGRVAPHKGVDFALPQGTPVLAVGDGEVVVAKRSGAAGNYVAIRHGRTYTTRYMHLRKLLVKPGQKVKRGDRIALSGNTGRSTGPHLHYEVWINQQAVNPLTAKLPRTEGLSGSDRKDYLAQVKEILPQLKVD; translated from the coding sequence GTGCAACAGATAGCCCGCTCTGTCGCCCTGGCATTTAATAATCTGCCCCGACCCCACCGCGTTATGCTGGGGTCGCTTACAGTTCTCACTCTCACGGTCGCCGTTTGGCGTCCGTACGTTTACCACCCCGAATCCGTTACCCCCATTGTTAAAGCCATCGAACTGCCGAAGAGCGAAATTCGTTCTTTGTTGCCGGAAGCCAGCGAACCTATCGACCAGACTGCCTCGGATGACGATGTTGACGCTATTCCGCAGGATGAACTCGATGAGAAAACATCCAGTGAAGCCGGCGTACATGAATATGTCGTATCGACGGGCGATACGCTGAGCAGCATTCTTAATCAGTACGGCATCGATATGGGTGATATCAGCCAGCTTGCCGCTGCGGATAAAGAACTGCGTAACCTGAAAATTGGCCAACAGATCTCCTGGACTCTGACCGCGGATGGCGATTTGCAGCGGTTGACCTGGGAGATGTCCCGCCGCGAGACCCGTACTTATGACCGCATTGATGGCGGCTTCAAAATGAGTAGCGAAACGCAGCAGGGCGATTGGGTAAACTCGGTGATGAAAGGGACTGTCGGCGGGAGTTTTGTTTCCAGCGCGCGCGACGCTGGGTTAACCAGCGGTGAAATCAGCGCGGTGATCAAAGCCATGCAGTGGCAGATGGATTTCCGCAAACTGAAAAAAGGCGATGAATTCTCCGTACTGATGTCTCGCGAAATGCTGGAAGGCAAGCAAGAGCAAAGCCAGTTGCTTGGTGTGCGTTTGCGTTCCGACGGCAAAGATTATTATGCAATCCGCGCAGAAGACGGCAAATTTTACGATCGCAACGGTACTGGTCTGGCAAAAGGATTTTTGCGTTTCCCGACATCCAAGCAGTTCCGCGTATCTTCAAATTTTGACCCCCGTCGTCTGAACCCGGTTACTGGTCGGGTTGCGCCGCATAAAGGCGTTGATTTCGCGTTGCCGCAGGGAACGCCTGTGCTGGCCGTAGGAGATGGTGAAGTCGTCGTGGCGAAACGCAGCGGAGCGGCAGGTAACTATGTCGCTATCCGTCACGGGCGCACCTATACCACGCGATATATGCACCTGCGCAAACTGTTGGTAAAACCAGGGCAGAAAGTGAAACGCGGCGATCGTATTGCGCTCTCCGGGAACACCGGACGTTCTACCGGGCCGCATTTGCACTATGAAGTGTGGATCAACCAGCAAGCGGTTAATCCGTTAACGGCGAAGCTGCCGAGAACCGAAGGATTAAGCGGGTCGGATCGTAAAGATTATCTGGCACAGGTTAAAGAGATTCTGCCTCAGTTAAAAGTAGACTGA
- the ruvB gene encoding Holliday junction branch migration DNA helicase RuvB, with protein MIEADRLVTPASTNIEEVADRAIRPKMLDEYIGQPQVRSQMEIFIQAAKLRGDALDHLLIFGPPGLGKTTLANIVANEMGVNLRTTSGPVLEKAGDLAAMLTNLEPHDVLFIDEIHRLSPVVEEVLYPAMEDYQLDIMIGEGPAARSIKIDLPPFTLIGATTRAGSLTSPLRDRFGIVQRLEFYQVADLQHIVGRSARFMGLAMSDEGALEVARRSRGTPRIANRLLRRVRDFAEVKHDGDITADIAAQALDMLNVDAEGFDYMDRKLLLAVIDKFFGGPVGLDNLAAAIGEERETIEDVLEPYLIQQGFLQRTPRGRMATVRAWNHFGITPPQMP; from the coding sequence ATGATTGAAGCAGACCGTCTGGTAACGCCCGCCAGCACCAATATAGAGGAAGTTGCAGACCGCGCTATTCGTCCGAAAATGCTCGACGAGTATATCGGTCAGCCGCAGGTGCGCTCGCAAATGGAGATCTTTATCCAGGCGGCAAAGCTGCGCGGTGACGCGCTGGACCATCTGCTTATCTTCGGCCCACCGGGCTTAGGTAAAACGACGCTGGCGAATATCGTGGCAAACGAGATGGGTGTCAATCTGCGCACGACCTCAGGGCCAGTGCTGGAAAAAGCGGGCGATCTTGCCGCGATGCTCACTAACCTCGAGCCGCATGATGTGCTGTTTATCGATGAAATACACCGCCTCTCGCCGGTTGTTGAAGAGGTGCTTTATCCGGCGATGGAAGATTACCAGCTGGATATCATGATCGGTGAAGGGCCAGCGGCGCGCTCGATAAAAATCGATTTACCGCCGTTTACCTTGATCGGCGCGACGACGCGTGCGGGTTCGCTTACGTCGCCGTTGCGCGATCGTTTCGGTATCGTGCAGCGTCTGGAGTTCTATCAGGTTGCGGATTTACAGCACATTGTCGGGCGCAGCGCGCGCTTTATGGGGCTGGCGATGAGCGACGAGGGTGCGCTGGAAGTGGCGCGCCGCTCACGCGGTACGCCACGTATTGCGAATCGTCTGCTGCGGCGTGTGCGCGATTTCGCCGAAGTGAAACACGATGGCGATATTACCGCTGATATCGCGGCCCAGGCGCTCGACATGCTGAATGTCGATGCCGAAGGCTTCGACTATATGGATCGTAAGCTGCTGTTAGCCGTTATCGATAAGTTCTTCGGTGGCCCGGTCGGGCTGGACAACCTGGCGGCAGCCATTGGCGAAGAGCGCGAAACGATTGAGGATGTGCTGGAGCCATATCTTATCCAGCAGGGTTTTTTGCAGCGTACGCCGCGTGGTCGGATGGCAACAGTCAGAGCGTGGAACCACTTCGGCATTACGCCACCGCAAATGCCATAA
- the pyk gene encoding pyruvate kinase, which yields MSRRLRRTKIVTTLGPATDRDNNLEKVIAAGANVVRMNFSHGTPEDHKLRADKVREIAAKLGRHVAILGDLQGPKIRVSTFKEGKVFLNIGDKFLLDANLGKGEGDKEKVGIDYKGLPADVVPGDILLLDDGRVQLKVLEVQGMKVFTEVTVGGPLSNNKGINKLGGGLSAEALTEKDKADIVTAALIGVDYLAVSFPRCGEDLNYARRLARDAGCDAKIVAKVERAEAVCNQDAMDDVILASDVVMVARGDLGVEIGDPELVGIQKALIRRARQLNRAVITATQMMESMITNPMPTRAEVMDVANAVLDGTDAVMLSAETAAGQYPSETVAAMARVCLGAEKIPSINVSKHRLDIQFDNVEEAIAMSAMYAANHLKGVTAIISMTESGRTALMTSRISSGLPIFALSRHERTLNLTALYRGVTPVYFDSVNDGVTAAHDAVNLLRDKGYLLSGDLVIVTQGDVMSTIGTTNTTRILTVE from the coding sequence ATGTCCAGAAGGCTTCGCAGAACCAAAATCGTAACCACCTTAGGCCCGGCTACTGACCGCGATAACAACCTTGAGAAGGTGATCGCTGCCGGTGCTAACGTGGTACGTATGAACTTCTCACACGGAACACCTGAAGATCATAAATTACGTGCGGATAAAGTGCGTGAGATTGCGGCAAAACTGGGACGTCATGTTGCTATCCTTGGCGATTTACAGGGGCCAAAAATTCGTGTTTCCACCTTTAAGGAAGGCAAAGTTTTCCTGAACATCGGGGATAAATTCCTGCTCGACGCCAACCTCGGTAAAGGTGAAGGCGACAAAGAAAAAGTGGGCATCGATTATAAAGGTTTGCCTGCCGATGTGGTTCCGGGTGATATCCTGCTGCTGGACGACGGTCGCGTACAGCTAAAAGTGCTGGAAGTTCAGGGCATGAAAGTGTTTACCGAAGTGACCGTCGGCGGCCCGCTGTCGAACAATAAAGGCATCAACAAGCTGGGCGGCGGCCTCTCTGCTGAAGCGCTGACTGAAAAAGACAAAGCGGACATCGTAACAGCAGCATTGATCGGCGTTGACTACCTGGCCGTCTCCTTCCCGCGCTGCGGCGAAGATCTTAACTACGCTCGCCGTCTGGCGCGCGATGCCGGTTGCGATGCCAAAATCGTGGCAAAAGTTGAGCGTGCAGAAGCGGTATGCAATCAGGATGCGATGGATGATGTGATCCTCGCCTCCGACGTGGTAATGGTCGCACGCGGCGATCTCGGTGTTGAAATCGGTGACCCGGAGCTGGTTGGTATCCAGAAAGCGCTGATCCGCCGTGCGCGCCAGCTGAACCGGGCAGTAATCACTGCGACGCAGATGATGGAGTCGATGATCACCAACCCAATGCCAACGCGTGCGGAAGTGATGGACGTTGCCAACGCCGTGCTCGATGGCACCGATGCGGTCATGCTCTCTGCCGAAACGGCCGCTGGTCAGTATCCGTCCGAAACCGTTGCTGCAATGGCGCGTGTATGTCTGGGTGCTGAGAAGATTCCAAGCATCAACGTCTCCAAACACCGCCTGGATATCCAATTCGATAACGTGGAAGAAGCGATTGCCATGTCGGCGATGTATGCGGCAAACCACCTGAAAGGTGTAACCGCTATCATTTCGATGACAGAATCGGGTCGCACCGCGCTAATGACCTCGCGCATCAGTTCCGGGCTGCCGATTTTCGCTCTCTCTCGTCATGAACGTACACTCAATCTGACAGCTCTGTATCGCGGCGTCACCCCGGTCTATTTCGACAGCGTAAATGACGGCGTGACGGCAGCTCACGACGCAGTAAACCTGCTGCGCGATAAAGGCTATTTGCTCTCCGGTGACCTGGTTATCGTGACTCAGGGTGATGTGATGAGCACCATCGGCACCACCAACACCACGCGCATTCTCACCGTTGAATAA
- the lpxM gene encoding lauroyl-Kdo(2)-lipid IV(A) myristoyltransferase (LpxM is lauroyl-Kdo(2)-lipid IV(A) myristoyltransferase, an enzyme characterized in Escherichia coli and involved in biosynthesis of the form of lipid A found in that species and some closely related species.) — translation METKKNTAEYIPEFENEFRHPRYWGAWMGVLAFAGVALIPPSVRDPVLGKLGRLAGKFGKSARRRAQINLYYCFPEKSDAEREAIIDEMFATAPQAMVLMAELALRGPEKVLPRVEWQGREIIDEMHRNEEKVIFLVPHGWGVDIPAMLMASQGQKMAAMFHNQGNKVFDYVWNTVRRRFGGRLHARNDGIKPFIQSVRQGYWGYYLPDQDHGAEHSEFVDFFATYKATLPAIGRLMKVCRARVVPLFPVYDAKTHRLIIQVRPPMDDLLTADDNTIARRMNEEVEQFVGPRPEQYTWILKLLKTRKPGETEPYQRKDLFPKK, via the coding sequence ATGGAAACGAAAAAAAATACCGCTGAATACATTCCTGAGTTTGAAAACGAATTTCGCCACCCGCGTTACTGGGGCGCGTGGATGGGAGTGCTGGCTTTTGCGGGCGTTGCATTGATCCCGCCGTCGGTGCGCGATCCTGTACTCGGCAAACTTGGTCGTCTGGCCGGAAAGTTCGGCAAAAGCGCGCGCCGCCGTGCGCAGATCAATCTCTACTACTGCTTCCCTGAAAAAAGCGATGCGGAAAGAGAGGCCATTATTGATGAGATGTTCGCCACTGCGCCACAAGCCATGGTTCTGATGGCTGAACTGGCGTTACGTGGCCCGGAAAAGGTTCTTCCGCGTGTGGAATGGCAGGGCCGGGAAATTATTGATGAAATGCACCGCAACGAAGAGAAGGTGATTTTCCTTGTCCCGCACGGTTGGGGCGTTGATATCCCGGCGATGTTAATGGCATCGCAAGGCCAAAAAATGGCGGCGATGTTCCACAATCAGGGCAACAAAGTGTTCGATTATGTATGGAACACCGTGCGTCGTCGTTTTGGCGGGCGTTTACATGCGCGTAATGATGGGATCAAACCCTTTATCCAGTCGGTTCGCCAGGGCTACTGGGGGTACTACCTTCCGGACCAGGATCACGGTGCGGAGCACAGCGAATTTGTTGATTTCTTTGCAACCTATAAAGCGACCCTGCCGGCGATTGGCCGTCTGATGAAAGTGTGCCGTGCGCGCGTGGTGCCGCTGTTCCCGGTTTATGATGCGAAAACACACCGGCTGATTATTCAGGTGCGTCCGCCGATGGACGACCTGCTCACCGCCGATGACAACACGATTGCCCGCCGTATGAACGAAGAAGTTGAACAGTTTGTCGGTCCGCGTCCTGAGCAATACACCTGGATCCTCAAATTGCTAAAAACGCGAAAACCAGGTGAAACCGAGCCTTACCAGCGCAAAGATTTATTTCCGAAAAAATAG
- the znuB gene encoding zinc ABC transporter permease subunit ZnuB, protein MIELLLPGWLAGVMLACAAGPLGSFVVWRRMSYFGDTLAHASLLGVAFGLLLDVNPFYAVIAVTLLLAAGLVWLEKRPHLAIDTLLGIMAHSALSLGLVVVSLMSNIRVDLMAYLFGDLLAVTPGDLVAIALGVVVVLGILFWQWRNLLSMTISPELAFVDGVKLQRVKLLLMLVTALTIGVAMKFVGALIITSLLIIPAATSRRFARTPEQMAGIAVGIGMIAVTGGLTFSAFYDTPAGPSVVLCAALLFIFSMMKKPAS, encoded by the coding sequence ATGATTGAATTATTACTACCCGGCTGGCTTGCCGGGGTTATGCTCGCCTGCGCGGCAGGTCCGTTGGGCTCATTTGTTGTCTGGCGCAGAATGTCCTATTTCGGCGATACGCTCGCGCATGCTTCTCTTTTGGGTGTCGCTTTCGGTTTGTTACTGGACGTCAATCCCTTTTATGCGGTGATCGCGGTTACGCTGCTGCTGGCCGCCGGGCTGGTATGGCTGGAAAAACGGCCTCATCTGGCCATTGATACCCTGCTGGGGATCATGGCGCACAGCGCATTGTCGCTGGGTCTGGTTGTTGTCAGCCTGATGTCAAATATCCGTGTCGATTTAATGGCCTATCTGTTCGGGGATTTGCTGGCAGTGACACCAGGCGACCTGGTGGCGATCGCTCTGGGCGTTGTCGTGGTGCTGGGGATTTTGTTCTGGCAATGGCGCAATCTGCTGTCGATGACCATCAGCCCCGAGCTGGCCTTTGTCGATGGCGTGAAGCTGCAGCGTGTGAAGCTGTTACTGATGCTGGTCACTGCATTAACGATTGGCGTTGCCATGAAATTCGTCGGCGCACTGATCATTACCTCCCTGTTGATTATCCCTGCCGCGACATCGCGACGCTTCGCACGTACGCCGGAGCAAATGGCGGGCATCGCGGTCGGGATCGGGATGATTGCCGTCACCGGCGGGCTGACATTTTCAGCCTTTTATGACACGCCCGCGGGCCCATCCGTGGTGTTGTGCGCGGCGCTGCTGTTTATCTTCAGCATGATGAAGAAACCCGCCAGCTAA
- the znuA gene encoding zinc ABC transporter substrate-binding protein ZnuA: MLHKNTLLCAALSAALLGGAAQTANAAVVTSLKPLGFIASAIADGVTPTEVLLPDGASEHDYSLRPSDVKRLQNADLVFWVGPEMEAFMVRSAQQIPAKKLVTMADLDGVKTLLMKGSDDDEHDHDDGHHQDEKSDEHHHHGEYNMHLWLSPEIARLSAVAIHDKLVEVMPQSRAKLDANLQAFEASLAQSDKQVGNELAPLKGKGYFVFHDAYGYFEKHYGLTPLGHFTVNPEIQPGAQRLHEIRTQLVEQKATCVFAEPQFRPAVVEAVARGTSVRMGTLDPLGIGIKLGKESYPQFLAQLSHQYASCLKGE, encoded by the coding sequence ATGTTACATAAAAATACGCTTCTTTGCGCAGCGTTATCCGCTGCGCTTCTCGGTGGAGCAGCACAAACTGCTAACGCCGCCGTTGTAACGTCATTAAAGCCGCTGGGGTTTATCGCGTCAGCAATAGCCGATGGGGTGACACCGACGGAAGTATTACTGCCGGACGGTGCATCAGAGCACGATTATTCCCTGCGTCCTTCGGATGTAAAACGCTTACAGAACGCGGACTTAGTATTTTGGGTTGGGCCTGAAATGGAAGCATTTATGGTGCGTTCCGCGCAGCAAATCCCGGCGAAAAAATTAGTGACGATGGCGGATCTGGATGGCGTGAAAACGCTACTCATGAAAGGGTCGGATGACGATGAGCACGACCATGATGATGGACATCATCAGGACGAAAAAAGTGATGAACATCACCATCACGGTGAGTACAACATGCATCTGTGGCTTTCCCCGGAGATTGCGCGGCTGTCAGCGGTTGCAATCCACGATAAATTAGTGGAAGTTATGCCGCAAAGTCGAGCCAAGCTGGACGCCAACCTGCAAGCATTTGAGGCATCATTAGCCCAGTCCGATAAGCAGGTCGGTAACGAGCTGGCACCGCTGAAAGGGAAAGGGTATTTCGTTTTTCATGACGCCTATGGCTACTTTGAAAAACACTACGGACTGACTCCGCTGGGTCACTTTACCGTCAACCCCGAAATTCAGCCTGGTGCGCAGCGTTTACATGAAATCAGAACACAGTTGGTTGAGCAAAAAGCAACCTGCGTTTTTGCTGAGCCACAGTTCAGGCCAGCGGTCGTAGAAGCTGTTGCCAGAGGGACATCCGTTCGAATGGGAACGTTGGATCCGCTCGGTATCGGCATCAAGTTAGGCAAAGAGAGCTATCCGCAGTTCCTTGCCCAACTTTCACATCAGTATGCGAGCTGCCTGAAAGGAGAATAA
- the zwf gene encoding glucose-6-phosphate dehydrogenase: MAVIQTAQACDLVIFGAKGDLARRKLLPSLYQLEKAGQIHPETRILGVGRADWDKEAYTKVVREALETFMKEKIDESLWDKLSGRLDFCNLDVNDTSAFKRLGEMLDQKNRTTINYFAMPPSTFGAICKGLGEAKLNAKPARVVMEKPLGTSLATSREINDQVGEFFEECQVYRIDHYLGKETVLNLLALRFANSLFVNNWDNRTIDHVEITVAEEVGIEGRWGYFDQAGQMRDMIQNHLLQILCMIAMSPPSDLSADSIRDEKVKVLKSLRRIDRTNVREKTVRGQYSAGFAQGKKVPGYLEEEGANKTSNTETFVAIRVDIDNWRWAGVPFYLRTGKRLPTKCSEVVVYFKTPELNLFKESWQDLPQNKLTIRLQPDEGVDIQVLNKVPGLDHKHNLQITKLDLSYSETFNQTHLADAYERLLLETMRGIQALFVRRDEVEEAWKWVDSITEAWAADNDSPKPYQAGTWGPVASVAMITRDGRSWNEFE; encoded by the coding sequence ATGGCGGTAATACAAACAGCCCAGGCGTGTGACCTGGTCATTTTCGGCGCCAAGGGCGACCTCGCCCGCCGGAAATTGCTGCCTTCCCTGTACCAACTGGAAAAAGCGGGCCAGATTCACCCGGAGACACGAATCCTGGGCGTGGGCCGCGCTGATTGGGATAAGGAAGCGTATACCAAGGTTGTTCGCGAAGCGCTTGAAACCTTTATGAAGGAGAAGATCGACGAGAGCCTATGGGACAAGCTGAGTGGTCGTCTGGATTTTTGCAATCTGGACGTCAACGATACGTCGGCATTCAAACGTCTCGGCGAGATGTTGGATCAAAAAAATCGCACCACCATCAATTACTTCGCCATGCCGCCGAGCACCTTTGGCGCAATCTGCAAAGGCCTGGGTGAAGCGAAGCTGAACGCTAAACCGGCGCGCGTGGTAATGGAAAAACCGCTGGGCACCTCGCTTGCCACGTCGCGGGAAATCAATGACCAGGTGGGTGAGTTTTTCGAAGAGTGCCAGGTGTATCGTATCGACCACTACCTCGGTAAAGAGACGGTACTCAACCTACTGGCGCTGCGTTTTGCGAACTCTCTTTTCGTCAATAACTGGGACAATCGCACCATCGACCACGTGGAAATCACCGTGGCGGAAGAGGTAGGCATTGAAGGGCGCTGGGGCTATTTCGACCAGGCCGGGCAGATGCGCGATATGATCCAGAACCACCTGCTGCAAATTCTGTGCATGATTGCCATGTCGCCGCCGTCCGATCTGAGCGCCGACAGCATTCGTGACGAGAAAGTAAAAGTACTGAAGTCGCTGCGCCGTATTGATCGCACCAACGTGCGTGAAAAAACCGTCCGCGGCCAGTACAGCGCCGGTTTTGCCCAGGGCAAAAAAGTGCCGGGTTACCTGGAAGAAGAGGGCGCGAATAAGACCAGCAACACCGAAACGTTCGTTGCGATCCGTGTCGACATTGATAACTGGCGTTGGGCTGGCGTGCCGTTCTACCTGCGCACCGGTAAGCGTCTGCCGACCAAGTGCTCTGAAGTGGTTGTTTATTTTAAAACACCGGAACTGAATCTGTTCAAAGAGTCCTGGCAGGATCTGCCGCAGAACAAATTGACCATTCGCCTGCAGCCGGACGAAGGGGTGGATATCCAGGTGCTGAACAAAGTGCCGGGTCTCGATCACAAACACAATCTGCAAATCACCAAGCTCGATCTGAGTTATTCCGAAACGTTCAATCAGACGCATCTGGCCGATGCCTATGAGCGTCTGTTGCTGGAAACGATGCGCGGCATTCAGGCGCTGTTTGTGCGCCGTGACGAAGTGGAAGAAGCCTGGAAATGGGTGGACTCCATTACGGAAGCCTGGGCGGCGGATAACGACTCGCCGAAACCTTACCAGGCGGGAACCTGGGGGCCTGTGGCCTCGGTAGCGATGATCACCCGTGACGGCCGTTCCTGGAACGAGTTTGAGTGA
- the znuC gene encoding zinc ABC transporter ATP-binding protein ZnuC, which yields MTNLVTLEKITVSFGQRRVLSDISLNLRAGKILTLLGPNGAGKSTLVRVVLGLVAPDSGLIKRDKTLRIGYVPQKLHLDATLPLTVGRFMRLRPGTSKDDIVPALKRVQAAHLVDAPMQKLSGGETQRVLLARALLNRPQLLVLDEPTQGVDVNGQVALYNLIDQLRKELDCAVLMVSHDLHLVMAKTDEVLCLNHHICCSGTPEVVSMHPEFISMFGQRGAEQLGIYRHNHNHRHDLQGRIVLRQGNGHS from the coding sequence ATGACGAATCTTGTAACGCTCGAAAAAATCACCGTCTCATTCGGCCAACGTCGCGTCCTGTCTGATATTTCGCTGAATTTACGCGCTGGTAAAATTTTAACCCTGCTGGGCCCTAATGGCGCGGGCAAATCAACGCTGGTGCGCGTTGTGCTTGGGCTGGTAGCACCCGATTCCGGGTTAATCAAGCGTGACAAAACGCTGCGCATCGGATACGTGCCGCAGAAATTACACCTTGACGCGACTCTGCCGCTCACCGTTGGCCGCTTTATGCGCCTGCGTCCTGGCACCAGTAAAGACGATATTGTTCCGGCACTGAAACGTGTTCAGGCCGCACACCTGGTCGATGCGCCAATGCAAAAACTTTCTGGTGGCGAAACCCAGCGTGTATTGCTCGCGCGAGCGCTGCTTAATCGCCCCCAATTACTGGTTCTTGATGAGCCAACCCAGGGCGTTGATGTGAATGGCCAGGTAGCGCTGTACAACCTGATCGACCAGTTGCGTAAAGAGCTGGACTGCGCTGTATTGATGGTTTCTCACGATCTGCATCTGGTTATGGCAAAAACCGATGAAGTGCTCTGCCTGAATCACCATATTTGCTGTTCTGGCACGCCAGAAGTGGTTTCGATGCACCCGGAATTTATCTCCATGTTCGGCCAGCGTGGCGCGGAACAGCTGGGAATTTATCGCCACAATCACAACCACCGCCACGATTTACAGGGCCGCATTGTGCTGCGCCAGGGTAATGGACACTCATGA
- a CDS encoding MurR/RpiR family transcriptional regulator — translation MNMLEKIQSRLEHLSKSERKVAEVILAAPDQAIHSSIAALAQEADVSEPTVNRFCRSLDTRGFPDFKLHLAQSLANGTPYVNRNVDEDDSVEAYTGKIFESAMASLDHVRQSLDMAAVNRAVDLLTQAKKIAFFGLGSSAAVAHDAMNKFFRFNVPVVYSDDIVLQRMSCMNCSDDDVVVLISHTGRTKNLVELAQLARENDAMVIALTSAGTPLAREATLAITLDVPEDTDIYMPMVSRLAQLTVIDVLATGFTLRRGAKFRDNLKRVKEALKESRFDKELLIKSDNH, via the coding sequence ATGAATATGCTGGAAAAAATCCAGTCACGGCTGGAACACCTTAGCAAATCCGAGCGTAAAGTGGCGGAAGTGATCCTCGCCGCGCCGGACCAGGCCATCCACTCAAGCATTGCCGCACTTGCGCAAGAAGCGGATGTCAGCGAACCCACAGTGAACCGCTTCTGCCGCAGCCTCGATACCCGGGGCTTTCCCGATTTCAAACTGCATCTGGCGCAAAGCCTCGCCAATGGCACGCCCTATGTTAATCGAAATGTTGATGAAGATGACAGTGTTGAAGCCTATACCGGCAAAATCTTCGAATCCGCGATGGCCAGTCTCGACCATGTGCGCCAGTCACTGGATATGGCCGCGGTAAACCGCGCCGTAGATTTACTGACGCAGGCGAAAAAAATTGCCTTCTTTGGCCTTGGTTCCTCTGCCGCCGTTGCACACGATGCCATGAACAAATTTTTCCGCTTCAATGTGCCGGTGGTCTACTCCGACGACATTGTCTTGCAACGCATGAGTTGTATGAATTGTAGCGACGATGACGTGGTTGTGTTGATTTCGCATACCGGAAGAACCAAGAATTTAGTGGAACTTGCGCAACTGGCGCGTGAAAACGATGCCATGGTGATAGCCCTTACGTCCGCAGGCACGCCGCTGGCGCGTGAGGCAACACTTGCTATCACCCTGGATGTTCCGGAAGATACAGATATTTATATGCCAATGGTTTCTCGTCTTGCGCAACTCACGGTGATTGATGTGCTGGCAACAGGGTTCACATTGCGTCGGGGAGCAAAATTCAGGGATAACTTGAAGCGAGTCAAAGAAGCACTGAAAGAATCGCGCTTTGATAAAGAGCTGCTTATTAAAAGCGATAACCACTAA
- the ruvA gene encoding Holliday junction branch migration protein RuvA → MIGRLRGIIVEKQPPLVLLEVGGVGYEVHMPMTCFYELPDAGKEAVVFTQFVVREDAQLLYGFNNKQERTLFRELIKTNGVGPKLALAILSGMSAQQFVNAVEREDPAALVKLPGIGKKTAERLIVEMKDRFKGLHGDLFTPAADLVLASPASPATDDAEQEAVAALVALGYKPQEASRMVSKIARPDANSETLIREALRAAL, encoded by the coding sequence GTGATAGGCAGACTCAGAGGCATTATTGTAGAAAAACAACCCCCGTTGGTTCTGCTGGAAGTGGGGGGCGTGGGATATGAAGTCCATATGCCGATGACCTGCTTTTATGAGCTCCCGGACGCCGGAAAAGAGGCGGTTGTTTTTACACAGTTTGTGGTTCGCGAAGACGCTCAGCTCTTGTACGGCTTTAATAACAAGCAGGAACGGACGCTGTTTCGTGAGCTCATCAAAACCAATGGCGTTGGGCCGAAGCTGGCGCTGGCGATTTTGTCCGGTATGTCGGCGCAGCAGTTTGTTAACGCCGTAGAACGCGAAGATCCTGCGGCGTTGGTCAAATTGCCGGGAATAGGGAAGAAAACCGCCGAGCGTTTGATTGTCGAGATGAAAGATCGCTTTAAAGGTCTGCATGGCGATCTCTTCACCCCAGCGGCAGATTTGGTGCTGGCCTCTCCGGCGAGCCCGGCGACGGATGATGCGGAACAAGAAGCCGTTGCTGCGCTGGTGGCGTTGGGCTATAAACCTCAGGAAGCCAGCCGGATGGTAAGCAAGATTGCGCGTCCGGACGCCAACAGTGAAACCCTGATCCGCGAAGCACTGCGCGCGGCGTTGTGA